AAAACAGCGCCGCCGAGCAGCAGCAGGGCCTGGGAGGTAAGCGCGGGCGTCGTCGTCATGCCTGTTTTCTCTCTCGATCGGTCCAGCTGGCCGCTTCGTTTCGTCATCGATTGTCGGGTAGCAGCCCTCTACGGCGGGTTCTCCGGGGCGCATCACACAAGAATCATCGAATGCCCTTGATGCTGAGGCCACTGCACAATAAATGGGACAGGAATGAAAGGCTAAATCATGTCCGATGTTATCGATTCCGACGTTCTCCTGAAGCGGGCGTCCGAGCTTGTCGAGCTCGCGAAAAAGGCAGGGGCGGATGAGGCCGATGCCGTTGTCGTCCGGGGGCGTTCCCGCTCCGTGTCCGTCCGGCTCGGCAAGGTCGAGGCAACGGAATCCTCGGAGAGCGATGATTTTTCCCTTCGCGTCTTTGTCGGGCGCCGCGTCGCCAGCGTTTCGGCCAATCCCGGTTTCGACCTTAAGGTGCTGGCCGAGCGTGCCGTCGCCATGGCCAAGGCTTCGCCGGAAGATCCCTTTGCCAGCATGGCGGATGACGAGCGCCTTGCGAAATCCTATCCCGATCTCGAACTTTTCGACCCGACCGACGTCTCGACCGAGGCATTGACCGAGGCTGCCCTTGCTGCGGAAGCCGCAGCTCTCGCCGTTGCGGGCGTCACCAATTCCAGCGGAGCCGGCGCATCCTCCGGCATGGGTGGCATGGTTCTCGTCACCTCGCGCGGCTTTTCCGGTGCCTATATGGGAACGCGCTTCGGCCGCTCCGTCAGCGCCATTGCTGGTGAAGGCACCAGGATGGAACGCGACTATGATTTCGACAGCCGTCTCTATTTCGCCGACCTGAAATCCGCTGATGACATTGGCCGCACTGCGGGCGAGCGGGCCGTGGCCAGAATTTCTCCCCGCCAGATGCCGACCCAGCAGAACCTCACCGTGGTCTTCGATCCGCGCATGGCGCGTGGTTTCGTCGGGCATATCGCCGGCGCAATCAACGGTGCCTCGGTTGCGCGCAAGACAAGCTTCCTGCGCGACAAGATGGGCGAGCCGGTGATGAAGGCAGGTCTCACGATTACCGATGATCCGCTGATCGTTCGTGGTTCCTCGTCGCGCCCCTTCGACGGCGAAGGCATTACGGGCCAAAAGCTTTCGATGATCGAGGATGGGGTGCTGAAGCACTGGTTCCTGTCGACCTCGACGGCGCGGGAACTGGGGTTGGAAACCAACGGACGCGGCGTGCGCGGTGGCCCGGCAGTCAATCCCGGTTCCACCAACTTTGCGCTCGAGCCTGGAGATATCTCGCCCGAGGATTTGATCCGCTCCGTCGGCACCGGCTTCTATGTCACCGAGCTGATCGGCCAGGGCGTCAACATGCTGACCGGGGAATACAGCCGTGGCGCGTCCGGCTTCTGGATCGAGAATGGCGAGATCACATTCCCGGTCTCGGAGGTGACGATCGCCTCCAATCTCAAGCAGATGTTCATGGCGGTAACGCCGGCAAACGATATCGACCGCAAGTTCGGCGTTGCGGCGCCGACCCTTGCCATCGAGGGCATGACGCTCGCTGGAACGTAAGCGGTCAGGCGGCGGGGTTCTCACGTCGCCTCAACTGGAAAGACAAGCGCATGAACGCCGTCCACCCGTCGCCGGAACAATGGCTGAGGGACCTAGATCTGATCGTGACCGCCGCCAAGGCTGCGGGGGAAAAGGCGCTCACCTATTTCCGGCAGAATCCCGACGTTCAGTGGAAGAACGGCGGTCGTTCACCGGTGAGTGAGGCGGATTTCGCCGCCAACGACATCCTCAAGGAAAAGCTGCTTGCCGCACGGCCGAACTACGGCTGGCTTTCGGAGGAAACCGATGACGACGAGGCGCGCCTTGGCTGCGAGACCGTGTTCGTGGTTGACCCAATCGACGGCACGCGGGCCTTCATTGCCGGCAAGAATGTCTGGTGTGTCAGCGTTGCCGTGGTCCACGGCGGACGGCCAGTGGCAGGTGTGCTCTATGCACCGGCGCTCGACGAGCTTTTCGAAGCGTCGCTGACGTCGGTTGCCCGCAAGAACGGCATGGTCATCACCGCTTCGCCCGGCCACGAAGGTGTGATCCGCCGTATCGCGCTTGCGGAGGATGTCATCCCGGTTCTGGAAAGCGGTTACCGCACCGGCATTTCCCGCGTCCCGCATGTGCCCTCGCTTGCCTATCGGATCGCGATGATCGCGGACGGCACGATCGACGGTACCGTCGTCAAGAAAAACTCCCATGACTGGGATATTGCCGCCGCAGACCTGATCCTACGGAGGGCAGGCGGCTCGCTTTGCGACCTGCAAGGCCAGACGATCGTCTATAACAGGCCTGATGTGACGCACGGGGTCATGTGCGCTGCCGAAAATGCCGCCCTTTCGGCGTTGATTGCGGCTGCTCAGGGTCTGGAGAGCCATTGACCTTTCGGCTTGAATGCCGCAAACCACCCCCCAAAAAATACGTGTAAAAGAACGGACGACAAAGATGGCTCAGGATAGCAATAAGAAGCAGTTGCTTCATCTCGTATTCGGCGGTGAGTTGACCTCGTTGACCGGCCTGCACTTTCGCGATCTCGAAAAGCTCGACATCGTCGGTATCTATCCCAACTATGAGACGGCCCTGACCGCCTGGAAATCCAAGGCGCAGCAGACTGTCGATAACGCCCATATGCGTTACTTCATCGTTCACATGCACAAGCTTCTGGATCCGGAACAGGCCTGATGGGCTTGAGGCGCGGGTTGATGGCATTGCCGGCCAATTGTGTTCGCCAGCTGCCGGTTGGCGGATGCTTGTCGCGTAAGACGGTGGCTGTTCAATGAGCGGTTTGCTCGCGAAAGTCGCTCTGTCGGGCTATCGCTGGCTTGGCACCGCGATGTACCCGTTCGTCTGGTCCTATCTTGCTCTGCGTGCTGCAAAGGGCAAGGAAGATCCGAAGCGCCGGCAGGAGCGCTATGGCTATGCCAGCGCCCCGCGTCCGCAGGGGCCGCTCGTCTGGTTTCATGCTGCAAGCGTTGGTGAAACCAATGCCGTGATCCCGTTGATCAAGGAAGTCTCGCGCAGAGGCGTCTCGATCATCCTGACGACCGGCACGACGACATCGGCTCGCGTGGCCGTTGAACGTCTCGATCCAGGCATCATCCATCAATACGTGCCGCTGGATTTCAAGCCCGCCGTCAGCCGTTTCCTCGATTACTGGGAACCGGATCTCGCAATCATCGCGGAGTCGGAGATCTGGCCGATGACGATCATGGAGCTGGGGGAGCGCCACATCCCGCAGGTGCTCGTCAACGGCCGGCTTTCGGACCGCACCTTTGCCCGTTGGAAGAAGCGGCTGTGGCTGGCCGATGCCCTGTTCGAAAACCTTGCCCTGGTCATAGCCCAGTCCGATCTCGACGCGGATCGGTTTCGCACGCTTGGCGCCCTGCCTGTCATGGTTTCCGGCAATCTCAAGGTTGATACCGATGCCCCGCCCCATGATGCCGAAGCGCTGCGGCGCTATCAGGCGCAGATCGGCGGGCGCAAGACCTGGGCAGCGATCTCGACGTTCGAGGGCGAGGAAGCTGCCGCCGGCATCGTCCACCGTGCTCTCAAGGAACGCACCGGCCTCCTGACGATCATCGTTCCGCGCCATCCCGAGCGCAGCGATCAGATCGAGGCGATGCTGGTTTCCAAGGGGCTGACGGTTGCCCGCCGCACCCGCAACGATCCGTTGACGGCCGATACCGACATCTTCCTTGGCGATACGATCGGCGAGATGGGCCTCTATCTTCGCCTGACAGAAGTTGCCTTCGTCGGCCGGTCGCTGTTTGCGGAAGGCGGCCAGAACCCGCTGGAGCCTGCCATGCTCGGCTGCGCCATCCTGTCCGGTGGCAATGTCCAGAATTTCCGTGACACCTACCAGATGCTCGCCAAGAACGGCAGCGCCAAGATCATCCGGGATGTCGAGATGCTGGCCAAGGGGGTCAACTATCTGCTCGTCAACGACGAGATGCGTCGCAAGATGATCGATGCCGGGCTGGAAACCGTGCATGAAATGCGCGGCGCACTTTCGGCAACGGTGCGCGGGCTTGAGCCCTATATCAATCCGCTGACGGTTAAGGCCCGGCTTCAGCCGCGCAGGGATGCCTGAAGCCTATTTTCGGCTGGTACAGATGACGACCGACAAGGTGATTTCGGGCATTCTCTTCGACAAGGACGGGACACTGCTCGACTATGTCCGTAGCTGGGTCCCTGTGAACTACGAGGTTGCGCGCATCGCCGCCAATGGCGATGAAGAGCTTTCCAGGACGCTGCTGCGCGCCTGCGGTATGGACCCCGAAACCGGCCACGTGCTGCCCGATAGCCTGCTTGCTGCCGGCAATACGGTGGAGATCGCAACCGGCATGGTCGCCGCCGGCGCCCCCTATACGGTCGAAGGCCTGACCATCAAGCTTGATGGTCTGTTTGCCAATTCAGCCGATTATGCCGTGCCGGTCACCGATCTCGGAGCCTTTTTCGCCGACCTTCATGCAAAGGGCTACCGATTGGGCGTTGCCTCCAGCGACAACGAGAGGTCTATCCGGGAAACGGCCAAGCGCTTCGGCTTTGAAAACTATCTGCACTATGTCGCCGGTTACGACAGCGGTTTCGGCACCAAGCCGCAGCCGGGAATGGTCTTCGGTTTCTGCGCCGCGACCGGCCTTGCACCGCATCAGGTCGCCGTTGTCGGAGACAACAACCACGACCTGCATATGGGACGCAGCGCCGGTGCCGGCATGACGGTCGCGGTGTTGACCGGAACCGGTTCGCCGGCCTCCCTGGCCGAGGCCTCGGATTACTGCCTCAATGATATCACGGAGCTTGAAAGCGTTTTGCGGTAAGCTCCGTATCACCTACCGAAACAACTGCATCAGCAGCGACGGCGAATTATTGGCGATGTTGAGAGCCTGCACGGCCAGCTGCACCTGCGCCTGCACTGCCTTCAGCTTCATCGATGCGGTGTTCATGTCGGCATCGACGAGGCGGCCTACACCCTTGGTGATCGTGTCGGAAAGGGTGCGGTTGAAGTCCGTCTGGATCTCGATGCGCATGCTGAGCGAGCCGATCGTCGCGGCCCGGTCCGTCAGCTTCTGTTCGATCTCGTCATATCGGCTGATGAGCAGGTCGGTCGCATAGCCGACAAGGTCATCCGGCACTTCGCCCATGTGCGCGGCACTGAACGTGTCGTCCGTGTGGCCGGCATGGTTGAAGGACACGGCGGTGTGACCGTTGAACGCCGGCAGCCATGCTGTCGTCTTTGAAGGATCCGCGTTGGTAACGCCGCCGCTGAGACCATTGACATCCGGTACATCCGCAAGTCCGTCCATCAGCGTCAGGCCACCATTCTCGTTCTTGTAGTTGGCCTGGCCGAAGACGTTGAGGTTCATATAGTCGTAGACGTTAATCAGGCCGATCTTGCCCTTGGTGTAGTTCGACACGATCCCGCCAAAGACAAGATTGGTATCCGGCGGACCCATCTCGATATAGTTCAGCGTCACGCCATTGGCATCGACATAGGACTTCTCGGTGTAGTTCAGCTTTCCTGGTGCAAGCAGGTTACGGCCATTGAAGGAGGCGGATTCGGTCACCGACAGAAACTGCTTCTGCAGTTCGTAGACCTCGGCGCTGACCTTGTAGCGGTCGACACTCTGGTCTTTCATCAACACCAGCTTGTCCTTGATCTCGGAAGTGATGTCGACCACGTTTTCCATGGCCTGATAGCCGACATCGACGAGGGCTGCGCCGAGCTCCAGCGCATCGATGACCGTTGATGTCGCCTTGTTGGTGTTGCGCATGTCGGTGGCGATCGACCAGTAGGCGGCGTTGTCCGCCGCCTCCGAGATACGCAACCCGGTCGTGACCATATCCTGCTGCTTTGCAGCAGTGGTGTCGTTGTGGCGCAGGATCGCCAGTGCGGCCGTTGCCGCGGCGTTGAAACTCATGTCAGTCATTACAAAGTCCGCTACAAAAAAACAAAAACGGAGGTTACCAAGTGTGGTTAATCGAATGTCGCCGACAGTGGTTAAAACTCGGTATAATTGTATTGCTTGACGTGGGTCGAAACTGTTGTTTGACGGGTTGCTAATGGGCCTATCAAGGTCGCCCCAAACCCTTGCATTCTGAGGCGATATGGCCTTTTGTGTCGCTCAGAGGCCCCTGGGCTCAGCTTTACTTAGTTGATTTTTTTTCAGGCCTGACGCAATTTTTTTATGCTAGTCGGGCAAGTCTGTCGAAAAAATAGGTCCGACGGACGGGATGCTTATTCATGAGGGAAGGGACTGATCGCCGATGGTTTCTGAAGCACCACCGTTCTGGTGGACCAAGGCGGATTGGCGTGCGTATGCTCTTTCTCCGGTTGCATGGATCTACGGGCGTATTGCCGGGATGCGCATGGATCGCGCGCGGCGGGCAGCCATGCCGGTGCCGGTCATCTGCGTTGGAAACTTTACTGTTGGCGGTGCGGGCAAGACACCGACTGCGATTGCGCTTGCCCGCGCGGCCAAAGCCAGGGGGCTGAAGCCGGGGTTCCTGTCGCGCGGCTATGGCGGCACGCTCGATGTCACCACCGTTGTTGAACCCGCTCATCACCGCGCGCGGGATGTTGGCGACGAGCCGCTGCTTCTGGCGCGCGAGGCGCTGACGGTGATCTGCCGCAGGCGGGTCGAAG
This genomic stretch from Pararhizobium capsulatum DSM 1112 harbors:
- a CDS encoding TldD/PmbA family protein; this translates as MSDVIDSDVLLKRASELVELAKKAGADEADAVVVRGRSRSVSVRLGKVEATESSESDDFSLRVFVGRRVASVSANPGFDLKVLAERAVAMAKASPEDPFASMADDERLAKSYPDLELFDPTDVSTEALTEAALAAEAAALAVAGVTNSSGAGASSGMGGMVLVTSRGFSGAYMGTRFGRSVSAIAGEGTRMERDYDFDSRLYFADLKSADDIGRTAGERAVARISPRQMPTQQNLTVVFDPRMARGFVGHIAGAINGASVARKTSFLRDKMGEPVMKAGLTITDDPLIVRGSSSRPFDGEGITGQKLSMIEDGVLKHWFLSTSTARELGLETNGRGVRGGPAVNPGSTNFALEPGDISPEDLIRSVGTGFYVTELIGQGVNMLTGEYSRGASGFWIENGEITFPVSEVTIASNLKQMFMAVTPANDIDRKFGVAAPTLAIEGMTLAGT
- a CDS encoding 3'(2'),5'-bisphosphate nucleotidase CysQ yields the protein MNAVHPSPEQWLRDLDLIVTAAKAAGEKALTYFRQNPDVQWKNGGRSPVSEADFAANDILKEKLLAARPNYGWLSEETDDDEARLGCETVFVVDPIDGTRAFIAGKNVWCVSVAVVHGGRPVAGVLYAPALDELFEASLTSVARKNGMVITASPGHEGVIRRIALAEDVIPVLESGYRTGISRVPHVPSLAYRIAMIADGTIDGTVVKKNSHDWDIAAADLILRRAGGSLCDLQGQTIVYNRPDVTHGVMCAAENAALSALIAAAQGLESH
- a CDS encoding DUF4170 domain-containing protein codes for the protein MAQDSNKKQLLHLVFGGELTSLTGLHFRDLEKLDIVGIYPNYETALTAWKSKAQQTVDNAHMRYFIVHMHKLLDPEQA
- the waaA gene encoding lipid IV(A) 3-deoxy-D-manno-octulosonic acid transferase; this encodes MSGLLAKVALSGYRWLGTAMYPFVWSYLALRAAKGKEDPKRRQERYGYASAPRPQGPLVWFHAASVGETNAVIPLIKEVSRRGVSIILTTGTTTSARVAVERLDPGIIHQYVPLDFKPAVSRFLDYWEPDLAIIAESEIWPMTIMELGERHIPQVLVNGRLSDRTFARWKKRLWLADALFENLALVIAQSDLDADRFRTLGALPVMVSGNLKVDTDAPPHDAEALRRYQAQIGGRKTWAAISTFEGEEAAAGIVHRALKERTGLLTIIVPRHPERSDQIEAMLVSKGLTVARRTRNDPLTADTDIFLGDTIGEMGLYLRLTEVAFVGRSLFAEGGQNPLEPAMLGCAILSGGNVQNFRDTYQMLAKNGSAKIIRDVEMLAKGVNYLLVNDEMRRKMIDAGLETVHEMRGALSATVRGLEPYINPLTVKARLQPRRDA
- a CDS encoding HAD family hydrolase; the encoded protein is MTTDKVISGILFDKDGTLLDYVRSWVPVNYEVARIAANGDEELSRTLLRACGMDPETGHVLPDSLLAAGNTVEIATGMVAAGAPYTVEGLTIKLDGLFANSADYAVPVTDLGAFFADLHAKGYRLGVASSDNERSIRETAKRFGFENYLHYVAGYDSGFGTKPQPGMVFGFCAATGLAPHQVAVVGDNNHDLHMGRSAGAGMTVAVLTGTGSPASLAEASDYCLNDITELESVLR
- a CDS encoding flagellin N-terminal helical domain-containing protein; this encodes MTDMSFNAAATAALAILRHNDTTAAKQQDMVTTGLRISEAADNAAYWSIATDMRNTNKATSTVIDALELGAALVDVGYQAMENVVDITSEIKDKLVLMKDQSVDRYKVSAEVYELQKQFLSVTESASFNGRNLLAPGKLNYTEKSYVDANGVTLNYIEMGPPDTNLVFGGIVSNYTKGKIGLINVYDYMNLNVFGQANYKNENGGLTLMDGLADVPDVNGLSGGVTNADPSKTTAWLPAFNGHTAVSFNHAGHTDDTFSAAHMGEVPDDLVGYATDLLISRYDEIEQKLTDRAATIGSLSMRIEIQTDFNRTLSDTITKGVGRLVDADMNTASMKLKAVQAQVQLAVQALNIANNSPSLLMQLFR